The sequence tagcactaccacacgtctgtgagttacactcctctctctctgttagcactaccacacgtctgtgagttacactcctctctctctgttagcactaccacatgtctgtgagttacactcctctctctctgttagcactaccacacatctgtgagttacactcctctctctctgttagcactaccacacgtctgtgagttacactcctctctctctgttagcactaccacacgtctgtgagttacactcctttgtctgttagcactaccacacgtctgtgagttacactcctctctctctgttagcactaccacacgtctgtgagttacactcctctctctctgttagcactaccacacgtctgtgagttacactcctctctctctgttagcactaccacacgtctgtgagttacactcctctctctctgttagcactaccacatgtctgtgagttacactcctctctctctgttagcactaccacacatctgtgagttacactcctctctctctgttagcactaccacacgtctgtgagttacactcctctctctctgttagcactaccacacgtctgtgagttacactcctttgtctgttagcactaccacacgtctgtgagttacactcctctctctctgttagcactaccacacgtctgtgagttacactcctctctctctgttagcactaccacacgcctgtgagttacactcctctctctctgttagcactaccacatgtctgtgagttacactcctctctctctgttagcactaccacatgtctgtgagttacactcctctctctctgttagcactaccacacgtctgtgagttacactcctctctctctgttagcactaccacatgtctgtgagttacactcctctctctctgttagcactaccacacgcctgtgagttacactcctctctctctgttagcactaccacacgtctgtgagttacagtcctctctctctgttagcactaccacacgtctgtgagttacactcctctctctctgttagcactaccacacgtctgtgagttacactcctctctctctgttagcactaccacacgtctgtgagttacactcctctctctctgttagcactaccacacatctgtgagttacactcctctctctctgttagcactaccacatgtctgtgagttacactcctctctctctgttagcactaccacacgtctgtgagttacactcctctctctctgttagcactaccacacgtctgtgagttacactcctctctctctgttagcactaccacacgtctatgagttacactcctctctctctgttagcactaccacacgtctgtgagttacactcagTCTTATTTCAAGTGCTATATTATCAGCATTGTAAAGTGTTTTAGCAATTTGAAAGTAGTTGTAGTATGAATAGTGGGGGAAGATAAATAGACAGATAAATATAGGTGGTATTcataatggtgtttgttctccactggttgcccttttctcatggcaatgGGCCACAAATGATGCTACAGTGATCTCACAGTGCAATATTTCGCCTAACagttatgggagtttatcaatatttgatttgttttcaaattctttgtgggtctgtgtgatctgtggAAAAAGTGTTTCTCTAATGTGGTTAAACATTTGTCAGGAGGTTTGGAATAGTGGCTCAGTTTGCAACTCATTTTGTGGACAGTggtcacatagcctgtcttctgttgagagccaggtctgcctatggctaCCTCTCTCAAtaacaaggctatgctcactgagtctgtacatagtcaaggatttTCTTTGTTTTGGGTGTCACGGTGGTCagatattctgccactatgtactctctgttaaGGGCCAGATACCGTTCcactttgctctgttttttttggttGATTCTTTCCAGTGTCATTGTTAgctttttgctttctcattattTGGTGTGGTctgattgtgttgctgtcctggggctctgtggggtctgtttgtatttgtgaacagagccccagtgTGTATgcatcacttccttttaggtggttgtagaatttaacaactattttctggatttggataactAGCGGGTAtagtcctaattctgctctgcttgTACACAAAGTATATTTTTGCAGCATTTTGCTTCtgttgctctctcactctctttccatATTTCTTTCTCTTTGCACCCTCTTTCACGCTCTTCCTTCCTTTTGCTCTTCAAGTCCTTTCTTTCGGGGAGTACCCAAGTCTACCACCAGAGAgcactctctctcgctatctaCCTCTTATCTCTCagctttctctccttttctctcatgTCAAGTCAAACTTACTCAAAGTGCCAGTAAACACAGTAAACTACACCACTCCACAACACTTTTTACCTGAAAAAGACAGTCTTGGCTCTATCGACATTGTTCCTATACTGGGGAACTGAACATGTTATGCCTGTTTTGACTTGTTATATAATTAATCTGGCTGAACCAGAGGAAATAGTTGGTTGTGCAagttgcaaacacacacacacactcactcacactcacactcacacatacacacacaaacagtcttaTGCAATGTTAAAGCTACCTGAGTAGATAACTCCGCTGATCTGTCTAACTTTTTGTCCCCTCCCCCAGTAACCACCAGTGTTGGGAGATCCTGCAGGCGTACACCATCACCCCCACCCCAGGACGCCTTGTACTCAATGGTAAGAGTCctgtcacacacagagacatgcctTACAGCCCTGTTAACTGCTATAGACACCCTTCTTCACTCTGCCTTCGCCTCCTCCACCCGGCAGTCTCCTCCAACTATATCTCTGAGAGCACTGCTTTGTCTCTTTAAAATTGCAGCTGGAACCCCTTGTCCCCAACATTCCACTGCTCTAAACTGATTGGCTTTTCATTCATAGTATGCAAATCTGATAGGTGAGAATTGTCTTCTAattgaatgattagaatattctGCCCTGAAACATATAATTGTATGGAATTGATTAGAATGAATAAATTATAATCAATAAATGTGTGGTCCTAGTTCAGAATTAGGGTAGAACAATATGTCTTTATGGTAttttaaacacagactgtctgagcttgggagagaacagggagtacGTGTCAAGAACAAGGTCACAAAGCTCTGGTGGCtgggtagcagtgtgtgtgtgtgtgtgtgtgtgtgtgtgtgtgtgtgtgtgtgtgtgtgtgtgtgtgtgtgtgtgtgtgtgtgtgtgtgtgtgtgtgtgtgtgtgtgtgtgtgtgtgtgtgtgaagtcagTATAAAATGAATTGTTTTGTGTTCTTGACTTTGGAACGTTCTCTGAATAAACTGTGCTAACCTTTTGTATAAACTGAGTCTTTGACTAATTATTATTATACCCATGGTCTTACAAACCTTGGGAATTGGTCAGAGCTATTGATCGATTGTTATTATCTTTGGGATTGGAAATTCTCTTATCAAAATCACACGTTATAGTCTGGGAATAATCACTGTGATATATTTACTATGTGTGTTTCAAAGGAACACCAGAGGAGAATTTATGTTCATATTCAAATGACATTAGTTGAGAATGAGGTGCAAATTTGATCTTGTGTCAAAGTTATTGATATTACTGTGTTATTATTGTTAACTATTATTGTTTTCCATGTAGGTAGTAGACCGTTGCTGAACACTGATATAGTGATTGGAGAGTCAGACTATAGCTCCTACGCTGTGTTTTACTACCAGAAACAGGGACAGCTCACCATGAAGCTCTACGGTCAGTCTGCGGCCTGCATGCTGCCAACCTGATTGATACCCTGTAGTAACAACATGCAAGCCAACACTATGGGACAATATATCggtttgaacccaggtcttctGAGCACAACAAGACTCTGTTAGCCAGcagagctaaagcctaggcattactTCTGGGAGATATAGTTCACCAAACCACATTTAGTAAACCATTACAGAAACATTCATGTTGAAGTCACTGAGAATGTTTCAAGAAGGCTGTTGTGTTTTCTCTACAGGCAGATCCAAGGACACCCTTTCAGAAGCCATCTTGGATAAGTTTGAGGACCTGGCTGAGAAAAGGGGCCTGGGATTGGCCTATGTGTTTGCTTTCCCCAACTACAGTAGGAACTTCTCTATcataactcacacacacagcctgccaTAACTACATCTCTACCACAGCCTGCATACATACTTAAAATGAAATTGTTTCCAATCTGTACAGGTCACTGTGAGTCTGTGGACAAGGACCATGTGATCAGTGAGTATACCATTTCAAACATTTGGGGCATCGTGGACCTACAATGGCAAAATAAAGGAATTGTCCAAATATAGACGACATCAATATAAATGTAGACGCTTCAGAATCAACTGTTGTAGAAGGAcaagaaccagctggctgaggttGCTTATTTTTATTTTGGGCTCCCGAggggcgcagcagtctaaggcactccaTCTCAGTGCTACAGATCCtgattcgattccaggctgtatcacaaccggccgtgattgggactcCCATAGGGCTGTGCACAATTGCCCCAGTGTcgttgggttagggtttggccggggtaggccgtcattgtaaataataatttattcttaactgacttgcctaggtaaataaaaaatgtaaataaaacaagaATCCTAAACCACCCCTTCAAGCTTACCAACAAGCTCGGGGCCCTCGGTTGGCATGTGTTGGTGATAAAACTCAGAGGGTGACATCCAGAGAGTGACAAAGTAATCAATAAACTAATCAACTTCGGAACATACTTGTGACTTGAATAATGTAATGATGTTTAAATAATAAAACAAGCATGAAGTTAAATGAACAAATCCCCCCCCCCAGTCGTTTTACAAGATATAAACCccagtaaagtaaaatattttatttaggaattatTGCACGTTACTACATGCGTCAAGTCATGAAACCAGACAAACAAATACACGTGGCATATAATTAGGCATGAAGTGCCATTATTGTGTATTAAAGGTCCAATacagccgtttttatctcaatatcaaattattTACTGGTAAAAagtaagtaccttactgtgattgttttcaattaaaatggtacaaaaataaacaaatatattcTTAGCTAAgtgcaatttctcaagcaagacttttgctaggactgtctgggagtggtctgagtgggcaGGGGAGAACTGAAAATgacctgttattggcagagaggttcggAACTTTCTTTCTTGGTCTTTTAAATAATGGTGACGTCACCATGCAGGCCAAAACTGTATTCCACCAAAActggctgaaatttcaggctttTCAAACTGCTCTTGTACAAAAAGGACAttatcacaatttcacagtattattacaacatagtgtggaaatatagagtaccagtcaaaagtttggacacacctacccattcaagggtttgtctttattgttgctattttctacattgtataataatagtgaagacatcaaactatggaatcatgtagtaaccaaaaacttggtaaacaaattaaaatatatttgatatgtaacactttttgttactacatgattccacatgtgttatttcatagttttgatgtcttcactattattctacaatgtagaaaatagcaataataaagacaaacccttgaatgagtaggtgtgtccaataattggactggtactgtatatataaaacacaggaaatcacgtttttgactgcaatGGGCCTTTAaattggcaaactccaaacaggcTATCACAGTGCATGTCGGGACAGCACTTTGCTCTGAAGGCTGCAGCCTAATTAGCCCATACACCCTCTATGATTTTCACTCCCTCATCTTTGGTAGACTCGGAGCAAATGGAGAGAGGCAAAGGGAAGGGAGTGATTTGGGATTCGGACAGATGCAGATTGGTGGAATGGCATCCAACCCCCTTTAACTTTGAAAAAAACATCACGTTTACTCCTTTGCAGGGCATGTGGAAATGTACTTGCACAACGGTCAGTTAGATAAATTGCGTTAACAAGTTTACCTAACTGTTTTGAAAACGTGACTGCAAATCTATAGTATAGAAACATATTTGCATGAATAAATGGGCATGTTTATTTTTCTCTAACTTAATTCACTTCATATAGTTTGAGTTTATTTCTGAGCTTGTTTCATCTCTCCTTCCCAGACTGCGTGCCAATATGTTGAGGAAGATTCCAAGACCCTGTATTCTGACTGCTCAGCAATACATGGCATATTAAAATGATTGAATTGCTTATATGTGCGTGTTTTTTGTACTCACTACTGAATCTCCTCTCTGGATAGGCCTACTTAGGGGGTTCTCTCGCATGCTAATGAGTCCCAGATGTAGCCTGGAGGGCCAGGGGGTTTAGTTACAAAACGGAGGTCTGCAAATCCCTAGCCCCATCCTAAACATCCCAGAGAGAGgctgtgtacacgtgtgtgtattATGTAACCAACTCCCTGCCTACAAGACTCTGCCTGCCTCCTTCAGAACAAAGAGAGTTCAGGGCCATTATGTATCCCTCAAAGTTATGTATCTTTCAGACCTCAGCTGTATGTATACTTTAGGCGGAATTCACCCCAAACCCCAACATGACTTTAGACCTCTGTGAACCCATGTTCTGTCCTGCAAACTGTTACATTTACTTACTAGTTTTACAACTCACATCTTGCAAGCATGCAGCCCTCGGTGGTAACTGCTTTACCGGCTCCCTCTTAGgacactgtgtgtatgtgtcagtgcATGCAtatttgtgcatgtgtgtacatACTCATGTGTCTTCATGCGTACATATGCATTTcatggtggaggtggtagtgatCAGGAATAAGAGTTGTCTGAATAAATAGTCCTATCATtgtgggggggaggagagggataaATCATTCTGCTTACAGAGTAGACCCCCCCCGGCCCCCCTCCATGTGCAGTTGTGTAAGAGTGACATTTACATATCTTTGTGGGATGGAGAGGGGTGGGACTAACTACTGGAGCCAAGGGGTTAGGAaaggggaggagtagaggaggggtggggtggtACAAACTGGAGGATATAAGGACATTcgctctctcctcacacacaccctGGAGAGTTGAGCAGTCGCACACACCAATCTGTAACCATGATGCTGAGGATGCTGGGAGTTCTGCTGTGCGCTGCGCTGGTCGCCTGCATCGACGTCGTGCCCCAGAAAGACTTCAACCTGGAgaaggtaagagagagaaagagggcaacAGAAAGAAACATACTGGGAGAACAAATGAGATCGAGAAAAGTGCAGCTGAGAGAAAAGGTGTACAAGAGATTCTAAGGTTTAATGGGGTCAGAGAAGAGCATAGTACACGGTGTAATCTGCAATGACTATGGAATCAATTTGAATTGTGAGAATGAATGATATGTCATTCTTATTCTGTTTCTAAGTATATCATTCTCACGCTCACCAGATGGCTGGTAGGTGGTGGATTGTGGGCTTTGCCACCAACGCCCATTGGTTTGTGAGCCATAAGGCCGACATGAAGATGGGCACTTCCGTGATGCTGCCCACCGCCGGAGGAGACCTAGACCTCACCTACACCAACCTGAAGTAAGTCTGTGTGAgagcacattgtgtgtgtgtgtgtgtgtgtgtgtgtgtgtgtgtgtgtgtgtgtgtgtgtgtgtgtgtgtgtgtgtgtgtgtgtgtgtgtgtgtgtgtgtgtgtgtgtgtgtgtgtgtgtgtgtgtgtgtgtgtgtgtgtgtgtgtgtgtgtgtgtgtgtgtgtgtgtgtgggcgtgtgtttGTCTATAGAACTCACACTgactctgctctttctctctcagcgCTGATGGTACTTGCTGGAGGATGACACATCTAGCCAAGAAGACTGACATCCCAGGCCGCTTCACCTTCACCAGCCAGCGTGAGTatgtgcacgcacgcacacagttGACATAAGTCCCCCTCCCTaacttctctccccttctccctctcaggTTGGAACAATGAAAATGACATGCGTGTGGTGGCTGTCCAGTATGATGACTTTGCTCTGATCCACACCATCAAGACCAAAGACGGAGTACCTGAGGTGCTCAATAAGCTCTAcagtaagtctgtctgtctgcatttcTGAAATGAATTGACGCTTTTAAAGATgttcatgtgttgtgtgtgtaattGATCCGTTCTTTGGTCTGCGTTTTTAGACTGGTCGTGTTAACTTGGTGTTGTGCTTCTACAGCTGCATtgctttgctgtttggggttttatgctgggtttctgtatagcactttgtgacattggctcatgtaaaaagggctttataaatatgaTTGATTGATGGTGTTAACCTGGTGGTGTTGTATTAGCCTGATAGTGTTGTCTTAAGCTGGTGGGGTTGTGTTAACTTGGTGTTGTTGTGGTTGCAGGTCGCACTCCAGAGGTGAGCACAGCACTGCAGCAGAAGTTCATGCAGTTCTCTCTGGATACAGGAATCATCTCCGACAACATCGCTATCCTGCCCAAGAATGGTGTGACACTACACAGCATACATGCAAGATCACACACCTATACTTACTGTATGTACAATATTACGACAGTCGCGTGCACTTCAGTAGAAATAATCTGCtcactcttttctccctctgttatTGAAGGTGAATGTACCGAGGCATAAAGTGTTTCTTCACTGATCCCCCTCGTCGAATCCTCCTCCACGGTTCcacctctcctttgtctctccatTTCACATCCAAACGCTTCTGCTGGGAGAAGACTGAAACAAGAAACCCCACCCCCTCGATGCACCACTTCATCCCTTTTCTACATGTTTTTTACTGCTGATATCTGTTGTTTTGATTTTCTAGTGCTGAAATAAAGAATGTGTAACAACTCAAGTCTAAAAGTTAATGTAAACAATACGTAGGTTACAATGACATAAACCTACCTGCACTACATTAATGTGAAAGGACATTTTAGAAGCCATTCCAGAGGAGAGTCCCAGGTTTTTAATCACAAATGGGACTTCATAAATATACAAGGTTAGAATGATGAGGAtaaagaaaatgtattttaaaagttAAACAATGGCTGTTCTGTAGCCATTCAGGATCTCAGAATGACAGCAGCTGTACAGTTCCGTGTGACATTCGGTAAAGCAGAAGCTAGAACTAAAAGTTGATTGTATGGCTGAGCTTTCTGTTGTACTCTTCAATTTTGTCATTCAAACTAATAATAAGGGATCAGACACACCAAGGATACTGACTGGTGAAAGGTACTTAGCACCTCTTCCCAGTGTTGGCAATTAACTGTTGTTCACATAGCAAATATCCACCACCGATCCAATAGTCAAAATATTCCAGACCATAAGGTGGCAGTAGCTTGTTTGTCTCGTGCCTGCTGTAGATAGCTAGCAAGATGCACTAATGTTGTTGCTAGTGTTAACTAGCTAGCAACATGATAATTAAATCACAATCGACTCGTTTTTGAATGAAGCAGCTGCATGTAAGCTGCAGAGAGTAATTTGTCCTGGCAAATGGCGATGCTAACATTAACTAGCAAGCGCACTGGCAGTACAGAATAATGGAGAGTGAATTAAATGGTCTTCATTTTTAGTGTTGTGCCTTGTGTTGCATTTACCACCCCACTCGATTCATAAGTGTGTGTGACGGCCTGGCTCAGTTAGCAagctaacgtcagctagctaATTAATGGGCTAGTGCACATGATCCAACCTATCCAAAAAATCCTTCAAGCACAACACTTCTTAGCTAGATATAAAGACTTGCACTGGAAAAAATATTTATGATGCAGCTTTATTGTTTTAGTTGGAACAATTCTGATGAAAAGGGGAATGGATTATAGCGGGTTTGTCAGTACGCAGCATATATGTATTTTGTTTCAGCAAGAGAAGGAACGGGCTCCTACTGTTCTTAAgtaccaatcaaatcaaatcacattttagttgtcacatgcgcagaatacaacaggtgtagaccttacattgaaatgcttacttacaagctcttaaccaacaatgctttaagaagttaagaaaaatTGGCAGATTTCTCTGTTTCTGGCCTCTAAATAAAACTACCACAgagtaaataaaaatgtgttaaaaaaatatgaaataatgtattttttattgcAACAATAATACCAATATTACACATCAATACAGGGACATTCCTGTGTATAcgatgaaaaaaataaatgtacaaaACAGCAGGCGAACCCCTCCTGAACCCCCACCCTCAAAAAAGAATGAGAAAAATTCAGGACAAGGCAatgagacattaacagacattcAGACATGACTTCTAATAATTCCAACTTTTTAAGTTTCACAAGTTTGAGGGATTTATAAAATTGTAACAGTTCAATGAAAAAACAAAATAAGGAATTTTCCCACCTCATTTACATGTATGGATATAATATTTGGAGAATAGTAATGTTAATAAATAGCTATGATCAGAATTACAAGGATAAGCATAATGCCATTTaacatcatcaaaggtaaacataGGTCATTTAGGAGATTTTATACACGACCAATACTGAATTTCAACCCATAGTTTACTAGAATGGCgacattaaaaataaataaatgctctATAGATTCTGAATGAGCAAAAACACAAGGAGTTTTGTCAAAATTGAACCTTTTGTGCAAGAAATCATTAACAGGGTAGATGGAAGAAAatatttgaaaaaaaaatgtgtttcttcagctgtgccatcagagactctgggttcacgcccaggctcttTCATAACCGGCCGAGACCgagaggtccgtggggcgacgcacaattggcctagcgtcgtccgggttagggagagcttgaccggtagggatgtccttgtctcatcgcgcaccagcgactcctgtggcgggccgggcgcagtgcgcgctaaccaaggttgccaggtgcacagagtttcctccgacacattggtgcggctggcttccgggttggatgcgcgctgtgttaagaagcagtgcggcttggttgggttgtgtagtCTCTCCctagcccgtacgggagttgtagtgatgagacaagatagtagctactacaacaattggacaccacaaaattggggagaaaaaggggtaaaaaataataatttaaaaaaaagtgtttccTTAACTTTTGGGATAACTGGACAATTAAGGTAAAAAGGGAGTCGCTTTTGACCATGGTGTGGGTTGATCACTTCCATAGCAAAATATGACTTCATTAACTGTCAATTCTATCCACTTATGGTTGAAATTTTTATCTAAAAGTAATTAATTGGTAAACTTGGAAAAGTGAGAACAACCTCATAATATAACAAAGTTTTCTTAAATAAGTCCAAGTAAAGGAAGTGGAATTGCTTTGCAAACCTTCATATATTATCTCTGGTCAATATTAACTTGAAATCTACCAATGAACTCATCAAACGACAGAAACTCCCCAGTGTTAACAAATTTCATTAGGAATTCAAGTCCACCAAGTTTATGAAACAGATTGTTAGGGATATGATACCAAATAGAGATAGAATTAGACAGACATAATGTCAACCAATGTCAACCATTAAATGTTAAAATACCTTCTAATGACTCAAAATCAATAGCCTGTAAACCTCTATGATCATAGTCTTTCACTAATTGAGATTTTCGAATAGGATGCGTTTTACTCctcaaaataaatataaatataacagAAGTGCCTTTTTTGATGTTATTAGAAGAAAAAGTGGACTGCCTTGGATAAATGATCCCAGATAAACCATCAGTCTTGGATAAAAGAATACGACTCCAAATTGACATGTCACCTTAATAAAAACGCAGAGTGACAGACATCGTAGACAATGTATGATCCCAACGTGGGCAATAACCATCATCCACATGAACACCATATAAGTCTGCACATTAATGATAGCTTCAGCTCTTTGTGCCCCAGTCCTCATCCCAGCACAACTGGTGTTGTGTCCAACATATACTTCTTCATCTGAAACAATATACAAACGATATATGAactacccatcactgcgacctgtatgctctcattggctggaacTCAATACATATCCATCGCcaagcccactggctccaggtcatctataagtatttgctaggtaaagccctgccttatctcagctcactggtcaccatagcaacacccacccatagcaccgctccagcaggtat is a genomic window of Oncorhynchus gorbuscha isolate QuinsamMale2020 ecotype Even-year linkage group LG12, OgorEven_v1.0, whole genome shotgun sequence containing:
- the c8g gene encoding complement component C8 gamma chain isoform X1, yielding MTGVWQCVTMLMVVCVCLWGSAEAIGGAKSRPRPQRRPPKKPKVNPIDDTPPAQNIDIQQMGGPWYLVNAASKCNFLMKNGLKVEATVMTLTPPSSQDTTLSVSTTTRLNHQCWEILQAYTITPTPGRLVLNGSRPLLNTDIVIGESDYSSYAVFYYQKQGQLTMKLYGRSKDTLSEAILDKFEDLAEKRGLGLAYVFAFPNYSHCESVDKDHVINCVPIC
- the LOC123991268 gene encoding lipocalin-like; this encodes MMLRMLGVLLCAALVACIDVVPQKDFNLEKMAGRWWIVGFATNAHWFVSHKADMKMGTSVMLPTAGGDLDLTYTNLNADGTCWRMTHLAKKTDIPGRFTFTSQRWNNENDMRVVAVQYDDFALIHTIKTKDGVPEVLNKLYSRTPEVSTALQQKFMQFSLDTGIISDNIAILPKNGECTEA